The following are encoded in a window of Cygnus atratus isolate AKBS03 ecotype Queensland, Australia chromosome 8, CAtr_DNAZoo_HiC_assembly, whole genome shotgun sequence genomic DNA:
- the LRRC8B gene encoding volume-regulated anion channel subunit LRRC8B has translation MITLTELKYLADAQSSYHILKPWWDVFWYYLTMIMLLVAVLAGALQLTQTRVLCCLPCKLEFDNHCAVPWDLVKTNLNMSASSTAQIIIPLKIQNDLHRQQYSYIDAVCYERQLHWFAKFFPYLVLLHTFIFAACSNFWLYYPSTSSRLEHFVAILQKCFDSPWTTRALSETVAEQSVRKLPIAKSKAVISSPGSSVDIGASRQSLPYTQPGLETTGRENSSSVLDKKEGEQAKAIFEKVKKFRVHVEEKDVIYKVYMKQIIVKVIVFVIIIIYVPYYLSFITLEIDCVVNVQAFTGYKRYQCVYSLAEIFKVLASFYVVLVIFYGLTCTYSLWWMLRSSLKQYSFEKLREKSNYSDIPDVKNDFAFILHLADQYDPLYSQRFSIFLSDLSENKLKQINLNNEWSVEKLKNKLVRNSQDKIELNLFMLNGLPDSVFELTEIEVLSLELIPEAKLPSAVTQLVNLKELNVYHSSLTMDYPAVSFLEENLKTLRLKSSEMGRIPFWVFHLKNLKELCLTGYFVLDHHNSIYNESFQGLKSLRSIHLKTNLSRIPQVVTDLLPSLQHLSINNEGNKLIVLNNLKKLVNLRTLELICCDLERIPHSIFTLNNLHEIDLKENNLRTVEEIISFQHLKNLSCLKLWHNSISYVPVQIGALSNLEQLYLNYNNIKNVPLQLFLCKKLQYLDLSYNKLTSIPEEISYLTNLQYLALTKNHIEMLPDGLFQCKKLQFLLLGNNSLMNLSPCVGQLLNLVQLELIGNYLESLPAELEECQFLKRNSLIVEERLLKTLPPRVRERLQTCSDKC, from the exons ATGATCACGCTAACAGAACTCAAATACTTAGCAGATGCCCAGTCATCCTACCACATACTAAAACCATGGTGGGATGTCTTCTGGTATTACCTCACCATGATAATGCTGCTAGTTGCTGTGCTTGCTGGGGCTCTCCAGCTTACTCAAACCAGAGTGTTGTGTTGTCTTCCTTGCAAGCTAGAATTTGACAATCATTGTGCCGTGCCTTGGGATTTAGTTAAAACCAACCTTAACATGTCTGCTAGCTCTACAGCACAGATAATCATCCCGCTTAAAATCCAGAATGATCTCCATCGGCAGCAGTATTCCTATATTGACGCAGTATGTTATGAGAGACAGCTTCATTGGTTTGCCAAATTTTTTCCATACCTAGTGCTTCTGCATacctttatttttgcagcttgCAGTAATTTCTGGCTTTACTATCCTAGTACAAGTTCCAGGCTTGAGCACTTCGTAGCAAttcttcagaagtgttttgatTCTCCATGGACAACACGTGCCCTCTCAGAAACAGTTGCTGAGCAGTCTGTGAGGAAGTTGCCAATAGCCAAATCCAAAGCAGTGATTTCATCACCTGGGAGTTCAGTAGATATAGGGGCTAGCAGACAGTCCCTGCCATATACACAACCTGGCTTGGAAAcaactggaagagaaaactCCTCGAGTGTTCTTGACAAAAAAGAAGGGGAACAAGCTAAAGCTATATttgaaaaagtgaagaaattcaGAGTACACGTTGAAGAGAAGGATGTCATATATAAAGTGTATATGAAACAGATCATAGTCAAAGTCATTGtgtttgtaataataataatttatgttCCCTATTATTTATCCTTCATTACACTTGAAATAGATTGTGTAGTTAATGTTCAAGCCTTTACAGGCTACAAAAGGTACCAGTGTGTTTATTCACTAGCAgaaatttttaaagttctggCTTCGTTTTATGTTGTTTTAGTGATCTTCTATGGCTTAACTTGTACATACAGTTTGTGGTGGATGTTAAGAAGTTCACTTAAGCAATATTCTTTtgagaagctgagagagaagaGTAACTACAGCGATATACCTGATGTAAAGAATGACTTTGCATTTATTCTCCACTTGGCAGATCAGTATGATCCTCTTTATTCCCAACGATTTTCAATATTCTTGTCTGATTTGagtgaaaacaaactgaaacagattAATCTGAACAATGAATGGTcagtggaaaaactgaaaaataaactagtAAGAAATTCCCAGGACAAGATTGAACTTAACCTTTTTATGTTAAATGGTCTTCCAGACAGCGTATTTGAACTGACAGAAATAGAAGTCCTAAGCTTGGAACTTATTCCCGAAGCCAAACTTCCTTCTGCTGTGACCCAGCTAGTCAATCTCAAAGAACTCAACGTTTATCATTCATCACTAACTATGGATTATCCAGCAGTGagctttttagaagaaaatctgaaaacattacGTCTGAAATCGAGTGAGATGGGAAGAATTCCCTTTTGGGTCTTTCATCTGAAAAACCTTAAAGAATTGTGCTTAACGGGATATTTCGTGCTAGATCATCACAACTCCATTTACAATGAAAGCTTTCAGGGACTAAAAAGTCTGAGATCAATTCACTTAAAAACCAACCTTTCCCGTATACCTCAAGTGGTTACAGATCTTCTGCCTTCTTTGCAACACTTGTCTATCAACAACGAGGGAAATAAATTGATAGTGCTAAATAACTTGAAGAAGCTGGTAAACCTGAGAACCTTGGAATTAATCTGCTGTGATCTAGAGCGCATTCCCCATTCTATTTTCACCCTAAACAATTTGCATGAAAttgacttaaaagaaaataatctcagAACAGTGGAAGAAATAATTAGTTTTCAGCATCTTAAGAACCTTTCTTGCTTAAAACTGTGGCACAACAGCATTTCATATGTTCCAGTGCAGATTGGTGCATTATCAAACCTGGAACAACTGTATCTAAATtacaataatattaaaaatgttccaTTGCAgctatttctttgcaaaaagtTGCAATATTTGGATCTTAGCTATAATAAGCTAACCTCTATACCTGAAGAAATCAGTTATCTGACCAATCTGCAGTACTTGGCTTTGACAAAAAACCAT aTTGAAATGCTGCCTGATGGattatttcagtgcaaaaagCTGCAATTTCTTCTTCTGGGAAATAACAGTCTGATGAATTTGTCCCCTTGTGTGGGTCAGCTACTGAATCTTGTTCAATTAGAGCTCATTGGAAACTATCTTGAATCACTTCCTGCTGAACTAGAAGAATGTCAGTTCCTAAAACGGAATAGTCTAATTGTAGAAGAAAGGTTGTTAAAAACACTTCCACCTCGTGTAAGGGAGCGTTTGCAGACATGCTCAGATAAGTGCTAA